CGGCCCGTGAAGACAGGATCCGCGCGAAGTCGCCAATGTCCAGGGTGGACAGCAGGAAGCCTTCCAGGGCCTCGAACCAGGGTCCCTGGGGATCGGCCAGCGGCGAGGGAAAGGTGCATCCCTCGGGGGCGGCAGCGAAGGCCACCAATGGAAAGGGCCGGCCCACGCCATCAACGGAGGGCATGAGCGCACCCAGCAAGGCCCGCCCGCAATGACCAGGTCCAAGATGGAAGCGCCAGAGCGGCGCCCCATAGAAAAGCCGCTGCCACTCGGTCCCGAGCCGCAACCGGCTGGCCGCCAGCATGCCTTGCAGCCAGGGTTCAAACGTGTCGAGAAAGCCCCGCGGGACCGCCTCGGCGATGAAGTCCCGCTTGGCCGGAAGCTTGCCATAGAGTGCGATGGGCATGGCGGCTATTGCAGGGTGGTCGGACACTGGAACTCGCGCAGGGCGGTGAGCGTCAGCGGATTGATGGCGGAGGCCACATTGAACTGATAGCGGATGTCACGCGCGCTCTCGGACCCCGCCCGCATGGCAAGCACCGTATCATTCCCCTGGCGGATCACCTTGCTGGCGTCGAAGGCACGAAACAGGGCCCAGGTGCCGGTCTTCTCGAACAGCGTGTAGGGATTGGCGGTGCTGACCACCGGCGTGGCGATCAAGCTCACGCGCGAGGCGCCGACCGGGCCAGGCCACTGCAGCGTGACCGGAGCCGGCGGGGCGGCGGCAGGCGCCGGCTGCGGGCGGGGTGCGAACAGGCCGGCCGCCTGGGGTTGGGCCGGGGCCGCCGGAGAGACGATCCGCGTGCCATTGATGTCGAGGATGATCTGCGTCATCGGGTCATTGGCAGTCAGCGGCAAGACGGAGAAAGTGAAGGAGGGTTGGTTTCCGCCCGCCGCAAAAAAGGCGTCGCGGATCAAGGCCGCGCGCTGGAAGTGCTGGAGCGCCGCCGGCGACAGGAGAGCCCCCACTTTGCTTTCGCGCCTCCAGACCATGTCCGTTCCCCGCTGCTCCACCAAGGGCGCAAGCTCCTCCTTGAAGAAGCGGTCCATGATGCCGCCAGGGCTGAAGAGGCGGCCGAACTCGATCGGCTGAACCTCAAGCTCGGCATTCCGGCTGAAGGGGTAGCGGCCGGCAATGATCTGCTGGCAGGCCTGCGTGACCGTCTCGGACAGGGACTTCTGCAGATCGCCCAGAACGACGCTGGCCACATTGCCTTCCAGGTCGTCCGTCGCCGCCCGCAGCATTTGCGCGAAGGGCGCGGGGAAGCGCGTGGCCAGAACACGCAGATTGCGGATGCTCTCGCGCGTGGCGGCCGTCATCTGGTTGGAGCGGGACGCATCGTTCAAGGTCCCAACCAGGCCGTTATAGATGTCGCTGAAATAGCCCACCGCCAGATCCACGGGCCTGCCGCCCTGTCCCTGGTCGAGCATCGCGTAGAAGGGGCGGAAATAATCCTCGATGGCCCGTCCGGCCGACATGCCGGTGGAAAAGACGACCGGCGGTCGCGCCGGCGCTGCACCCGCAGCGGCATCCGGCGCCTTGGCCGGGCGGGAGAGCTGGGTCTGGGTGCGGATCTCCTCGAATATCTGCTTGAACGGCGAGGCCGCTGCGGAAATGGCGTAGAGCACCGCATATTGGGGCTTGTCCGCCGTCAGCGGCCGGATGCGCAGGCGGTTGAGGGCGTCCGCCCAGGCCTTGATGAAGTCCCTCGCGTAAAGCTTCAGGATGTCGTCCGACAAGGTGTCGAACTGCGCGCCGACGACCGCCATCTGGCCGCCCTCTCCCAGGACCCAACGGTCCTTCTCCAACTGGGCGGAGATGCCGGGCAGGGCCTCGATCAGGCCCACCTGGAAACCGTCATAAGTGAAGAAGCCGGGCACGCGCACCGTGTCGATGCCGGAGCCGTTGACGGTGGCGAAGACGGAAGCGGCATCGGTGACGGACTTGCCGAGGACCCAGTCAGAGACCCGCCCGGAGTGGGTGCGCGACCGCAGGATCTGGTAGGCGCGCTCGGCCACATTCATGCGGATGAGCATCCGGCGCACGTCCTCAATCAGCGGGCCATTGAGCGGGATATTGGCTGCGGTACCCGTGTCGAGCTCAAGCATGGCGCCGATGTGGTCTTCCAGCGCTAGGCGCATGCCGGCCTTTTCGGGCCCGGGATAGAGCACATTGGCGAAGTCCTCGCGGGCCCAGTCCAGGATGATGCCCTTGTCCACCGGGCCTTGGCCGCCGAGCATGAGATAGACTTTGAACGGCTCGTAAAGCTTGCTCTGCACGGCAGAGGGCCCGGCGGCGCTGGCGGCATTGAGCTGCTCCTCCAACCGGTACAGGAGACGCGGGCGCAGGTATCGCTCCAGTCCGGCCCGATAGGCGGCAAGGCCCGACGACGTGAGCCGGTCGCGCTGGGACAAGCCGAACTGCTCTGCGAGCGGGGTGGGCTCGTCCTTGGAGGCATATCCCGCCGGCAGTCGGCGCAGTTCCTCCAGCCGTGGCAGGATCTGCTCGAACTTCCGGTCGTTCACCACCTTGGTGTCGAGCTGGGCGGCGGCGTTGCGCTTATAGGTGGCGGCTTCGTCCTGCGTGCGGGCGATCAATTGCTCATTGCGGGTATAGCTGGTGGTCCACGCCGCCACCGCACCGGCGGTCGCCAAAGCCAGAACACCATAGCCGCAGGCGGTGAGAATGAAATTACGGCGCACGGCGGCGCGGTCCGTGGAGACCCAGGCGGCTTCGCCGATGATGACCTTGCGCACGAGATCGTTGAGGAAGAAGCTGCGGCCCGTTCCCGACAGATAGCCCTCCCCGAGTGCCTGTGCCCCGAAGGATTGGGAGAGCGACCCGATGATGCGGTCGATGGGCGTGCCCTGCTGGGTGCCGGACGTGAAATAGAAGCCGCGCAGGGTGGCGTTGGAATGGTAGCGGGTCGGCTCGAAGATCCGGCCCAGGAACGTGACGATGGGTGTCTTGAGCGTGACGAACTGTGCCGGGAAGCCGAAGATGCGCAGCCGCGCGGTGGGGTCATTCTCGGCCTGAAGGCGGTCGGGCAGGAATTCAGAGAGGCGCTCCAGCAGCGCGTCGAATTCCTCGGGCACGCGGCCGACCAAGTTCTGGTTCTTCTTGGGGTCCTGGAAGGTGGCGCCCCAGACCCTGCGCCGCTGCATCTCGCCAAGGTCGGCGAAAAACTCGGTAAAGCCCGCGATCAAGTCCATCTTGGTGAAGAGCACATAGACCGGGAAATCGATCTTCAGCAGCTCATGCAGTTCCGTGAGCCGGCTGCGCACCGCGCCGGCATGGGCGGTGCTTTCGGCCTCGTCGAGCGACACCAGATCGGCGATGGACAGGGCGATGATGACGCCGTTGATGGGCTGGCGGGGGCGGTGCTTTTTCAGCAGCCCCAGGAAGGACAGCCAGCTGCGCCGATCGAGCGCCGCATTGCTGTCCTGCGTGGTGTAGCGGCCGGCCGTGTCCACCAGGACCGCATCCTCGGTGAACCACCAGTCGCAATAGCGCGTGCCGCCTATGCCGGCGATGGCCGCGGGCGTCTGCCCTCCCGCCAGCGGGAATTTCAGCCCACTATTGACCAGCGCCGTGGTCTTGCCCGAGCCGGGCGGCCCGATGATGATGTACCAGGGCAGATCATAAAGATAATCGGCCTTGGCCTTGCCGGAGGCGCGCAAGGTCTCCAGGGCCTCCTTCATGCGGGTGCGTAGGACCGCGCTGTCGTCGTCTTCCTGGCCCTCGGCCATGGCCGAGCCCAGCGCGCGGCTGGCCTTGATGCTGCTATAGGCCATCCAGGCCGCAGAGCCCATGCCGCACAGGCTCACGACCAGGACGGAGATCAGGCGCACCCCTTCGCTCTCGAAGGGGTGGACACCGGCAATCGCCAGCAATGGCGCCGCAAACCAGATCACGGCCGAAAGCGCCACCACGCCCGCTGCGATCACGGCCATGTTGAT
This genomic interval from Aquabacter sp. L1I39 contains the following:
- the tagF gene encoding type VI secretion system-associated protein TagF codes for the protein MPIALYGKLPAKRDFIAEAVPRGFLDTFEPWLQGMLAASRLRLGTEWQRLFYGAPLWRFHLGPGHCGRALLGALMPSVDGVGRPFPLVAFAAAPEGCTFPSPLADPQGPWFEALEGFLLSTLDIGDFARILSSRAALDAPTHVDQPPLPEAVTALSGTLAVLGQAFVEAPQETVAQADAHLGAVFSSFWWTVGGAAFPAAALCGRTFPDADTFSGMLTGDWSLRPRPPDRAA
- the tssM gene encoding type VI secretion system membrane subunit TssM — protein: MTRNLWINMAVIAAGVVALSAVIWFAAPLLAIAGVHPFESEGVRLISVLVVSLCGMGSAAWMAYSSIKASRALGSAMAEGQEDDDSAVLRTRMKEALETLRASGKAKADYLYDLPWYIIIGPPGSGKTTALVNSGLKFPLAGGQTPAAIAGIGGTRYCDWWFTEDAVLVDTAGRYTTQDSNAALDRRSWLSFLGLLKKHRPRQPINGVIIALSIADLVSLDEAESTAHAGAVRSRLTELHELLKIDFPVYVLFTKMDLIAGFTEFFADLGEMQRRRVWGATFQDPKKNQNLVGRVPEEFDALLERLSEFLPDRLQAENDPTARLRIFGFPAQFVTLKTPIVTFLGRIFEPTRYHSNATLRGFYFTSGTQQGTPIDRIIGSLSQSFGAQALGEGYLSGTGRSFFLNDLVRKVIIGEAAWVSTDRAAVRRNFILTACGYGVLALATAGAVAAWTTSYTRNEQLIARTQDEAATYKRNAAAQLDTKVVNDRKFEQILPRLEELRRLPAGYASKDEPTPLAEQFGLSQRDRLTSSGLAAYRAGLERYLRPRLLYRLEEQLNAASAAGPSAVQSKLYEPFKVYLMLGGQGPVDKGIILDWAREDFANVLYPGPEKAGMRLALEDHIGAMLELDTGTAANIPLNGPLIEDVRRMLIRMNVAERAYQILRSRTHSGRVSDWVLGKSVTDAASVFATVNGSGIDTVRVPGFFTYDGFQVGLIEALPGISAQLEKDRWVLGEGGQMAVVGAQFDTLSDDILKLYARDFIKAWADALNRLRIRPLTADKPQYAVLYAISAAASPFKQIFEEIRTQTQLSRPAKAPDAAAGAAPARPPVVFSTGMSAGRAIEDYFRPFYAMLDQGQGGRPVDLAVGYFSDIYNGLVGTLNDASRSNQMTAATRESIRNLRVLATRFPAPFAQMLRAATDDLEGNVASVVLGDLQKSLSETVTQACQQIIAGRYPFSRNAELEVQPIEFGRLFSPGGIMDRFFKEELAPLVEQRGTDMVWRRESKVGALLSPAALQHFQRAALIRDAFFAAGGNQPSFTFSVLPLTANDPMTQIILDINGTRIVSPAAPAQPQAAGLFAPRPQPAPAAAPPAPVTLQWPGPVGASRVSLIATPVVSTANPYTLFEKTGTWALFRAFDASKVIRQGNDTVLAMRAGSESARDIRYQFNVASAINPLTLTALREFQCPTTLQ